In Dromiciops gliroides isolate mDroGli1 chromosome 4, mDroGli1.pri, whole genome shotgun sequence, one DNA window encodes the following:
- the FOXJ1 gene encoding forkhead box protein J1: MAENWLRLSGAGAVEEGGLEEPSGLDDSLTSLQWLQEFSILNAKAPSLPPGGTDPHGYHQVPGSAAPGSPLAADPACLGQPHTPGKPTSSCTSRNAPAGLQAPPPDDVDYATNPHVKPPYSYATLICMAMQASKATKITLSAIYKWITDNFCYFRHADPTWQNSIRHNLSLNKCFIKVPREKDEPGKGGFWRIDPQYAERLLSGAFKKRRLPPVHIHPAFARQPPQEPETGTWAAPLAVNAEAQQLLREFEEATGGETGWGAGEVRAGHKRKQPLPKRVAKVPRPTSTTLLSQEEQGELEPLKGDFDWEAIFDAGTLGSELGALEALDLSPPMSPANRSSVDLTVHGHHIDCPATWGPSTEPATDGLDFDETFLATSFLQHPWDESHGGCLPPEPLFEAGDATLAVDLNDWASVGAFL, translated from the exons ATGGCAGAGAATTGGCTGCGTCTCTCCGGAGCGGGGGCGGTGGAGGAGGGGGGTCTGGAGGAACCCAGCGGCCTGGATGACAGCCTGACTAGCCTGCAGTGGCTACAGGAATTCTCCATCCTCAACGCCAaggccccctcccttccccctgggGGGACTGACCCCCATGGCTACCACCAGGTGCCAGGCTCAGCAGCCCCTGGCTCACCCCTGGCTGCAGATCCCGCCTGCCTGGGACAGCCACACACTCCAGGCAAGCCCACCTCCTCCTGCACTTCTCGGAACGCTCCTGCTGGGCTGCAGGCCCCACCCCCCGACGACGTGGACTATGCCACCAACCCCCACGTGAAGCCACCCTACTCGTATGCCACGCTCATTTGCATGGCCATGCAGGCCAGCAAGGCAACCAAGATCACGCTTTCCGCCATCTACAAGTGGATAACAGATAACTTCTGCTACTTCCGCCATGCTGATCCCACATGGCAG AATTCCATCCGCCACAACCTGTCCCTGAACAAGTGCTTCATCAAAGTGCCTCGGGAGAAGGATGAGCCAGGCAAGGGTGGCTTCTGGCGCATCGACCCCCAGTACGCAGAGCGGCTACTGAGCGGTGCCTTCAAGAAGCGGCGGCTGCCCCCTGTCCACATCCACCCGGCCTTTGCCCGCCAACCCCCCCAAGAGCCTGAGACGGGCACCTGGGCAGCACCCCTGGCTGTAAACGCTGAAGCCCAGCAGCTGTTGCGAGAATTTGAGGAGGCCACGGGCGGTGAGACGGGCTGGGGAGCAGGCGAGGTGCGGGCCGGGCACAAGCGCAAGCAGCCCCTGCCCAAGCGAGTGGCCAAGGTACCGAGGCCCACCAGCACCACTCTGCTAAGCCAGGAGGAGCAGGGGGAGCTGGAACCTCTCAAGGGAGACTTCGACTGGGAGGCCATTTTCGATGCGGGCACACTAGGTAGTGAGCTGGGTGCCCTGGAGGCCCTGGATCTGAGCCCCCCGATGAGCCCAGCCAACCGAAGCAGTGTCGACCTGACGGTGCACGGTCACCACATCGACTGCCCTGCCACCTGGGGCCCCTCAACTGAGCCAGCCACCGACGGACTGGACTTTGATGAGACCTTCCTGGCCACGTCCTTCCTGCAACATCCTTGGGATGAGAGCCATGGGGGCTGCCTGCCCCCAGAGCCCCTCTTTGAGGCTGGTGATGCCACCCTGGCTGTCGACCTAAACGACTGGGCCAGTGTGGGTGCCTTCTTGTAA